The nucleotide sequence GCCGGGGGACGTTACGATACGGATGAGCAACGCGGCGCTAGCCTGTCCTTACAGCGTGGCGTGCGCGTGGCTGCAGTAATCGTGGCCCTTGGCCTGCACGTTTTCGGAGGCCGGGTAGTACACACCGCAATGGGCGCAACACAGCATCAGCTCCGCATCCGGCAATTCCTGTGGCCGGCCCGGCGGCGCAAATGGATTCGGCTGCTGTTGCTGTTGCTGCGCGCGGGCCCGTTGCTGCATGCCCCGGATCTTGCTGCGGATGGCAAACAGCACCAGGAACACCAGCGCCAGCCAGAATAAAACACGTGTCATGCGAATCCTCGGTGTAAAACCACTTCCAGTACAAAACGGCTGCCGACATAGGCCAGCAGCAAGGTGGCGAAACCGGCCAGTGTAAAACTCAGGGCCGTCTTGCCGCGCCAGCCGCGAAAGCGGCGGCCTGCCAGCAGGGCGGCAAACAACAGCCACGACAGCATGGTAAACACGGATTTATGATCCCAGTTGAGCGCCTTGCCAAATAATTGCTCGGAAAACACGATGCCCGACAGCACGGTCAGGCTCAGCAGGATGAAGCCCAGGCCGATCATGCGGAACAGCAGCTTTTCCATGGTCAGCAGGGCTGGCAGCTGGTCCAGCGCGCTGCCGATGAAGCCGCGGCTTTCGCTGCGCGTATGCAAGCGCGATTCCTGCAGCGCCATGAGCACGGCGTGAAAGGCGGCAATCGTCAAGGTGCTGTAGGCCAGCACGGCCACGGCAATATGCCAGCCGAAGACGGCAGACTTGCCCTCCATGCTGACCTGGCTGCCAGGAAAGGCCCAGGCCAGGCCGATGGCGATGACGGCGCTGGGCATGACCATGCGGCGCAGTCCATCCAGGCTGAAATTGCGGTTCTCTATCCAGTAGGCGCCCACCGATACCCACAGCGCGGCCGACAGCATGGCGGAGAAACCGAAACGCAAGGTGCCAGGCGCCATCAGGTCGAACCACAGGGTGGCGGCATGCGCCAGCCAGGCGACGCCGGTCAGGCCGGCAATGAGTCGGGCACGGGATGAGGGAAGCACCGCGCACGCCGCGTACAACAGGGCGGCGATGAAAAAGAAATAGATCTGCATAGTTTAAGTTTACACCATAGCCGACAAGCGCGATTCAAGCGACAGCCCGGGTGACAGGCATTCCGCCGCCAGCCAATGCTGCAAGCCTGCCATGATATCGCGCCTGAGGCGCAACGGGGTAGCGCACCCTCAAGATTTCGACAATCTTTCCTGCTGCGCACTGCCGTAGCGCGGCGGCCACATTGCCATCCTGTTGGGCCAGTCCTATAATTATGTCCATAAAGCAATATTCATCCACCCTTACGCCCTCCCTCCCTCGCCATGTCTTTTCGAAAATTTTCCTGGACCTGCCTCCTGCTGGCCGCCTGCACTGTATTAAGCGGTTGCATGAAAGATGCGCCGTCCCAATCCACGTACGAGGAATATTTCCGTACCTCGATTCAAAGCTATGACCTGTACAAGGACTACTTCGAGATCGCGAAACTGGAAAAGCTCAATGGCTGGAAAGAGAACGAACAGTACGAAATCAAGGGCTCGGCCATCCTGCGCGCCAAGGTGGGCTACCTGGAACTGCTGGCCGACGTGGTCGACAAGCTCGAGACGCAGGCGAAGACCGATGGTTCCGTGGGCATGACCATGGGTCTGGGCCTGATGGCGCGCGGCATGAGCGGCGAAAACAAGGTTTTCCGCGACTTCTGGGCGCAGCAGCAGGAAAAGAAAGCGATTCCCGCGCCGCTGCTGGCCCGCCAGGCGGCGATGACGGCCGAGCGCTTCGACAACCTGCTGCAATGGTCGGACCAGATCGTGCAAGACAATTACGGCGCGATCATCAACCGCCAGCTCAAGAAAGGCGATGAACTGACGCGCATCTATACGCTGAGCTTCCGGCAGACGGAAAAAGGCTGGATGGGCTTTAACGCCCGCTAAGGGCGCTGCACAAAAAAACCTCCGGACCATCGCTGGCGCGGAGGTTTTTTGATGGTTTTACTGATTTACTTCACATTCAAGCTCTTTTTCGCCTGCTCCAGCAAGTCCGTCTTGACCCAGTCCTTGGCCACGGGCGGCTTCGTCATGCGGCCCACGCCCGTTTTCACCATGACATCGGTGGTCACCTGGATATGCTCGGGCGAGATATCGTACGAATATGGCGAGTTGCTGATCGCGTCGTCGAAGTCATCCTTCGTGATCTGGCCGCGGAACACGACTTCGCGCACATACTTTTCCGCCGTCGCCTTATTGTCGATAAAGGTTTTCGTCGCTTCGACGAAGCAGCGCATGAATTTCTCCGCCACGGGGCGGCGTTCCTTGTAGAACTTTTCCGTCATCACCATGGTGCGCACGGGCTCGCCGATCGGCGTGTCGTACGGTTTGATGACTTCGGTGCCAAAGCCCTTGTTGATCGCCTGCGACGATTGCGGTTCCGACTGCATCATGGCATCGATATTCTTGCCCATCAGTGCCTGGTTCAGGTCGGCGTAAGCAAGGAACACCAGTTGCACATCCTTGCCCTTGGTTTCGGAATACGTCAGGCCCGCTTGCGACAGCTCGGCCAGCAGCAGCACTTCCTGAATGCCGCCGCGCGTCACGCCCACGCGCTTGCCCTTCAAATCCTTGACGCTGGCGATCTTTTGTCCCATGCCCCCCACCAGGCGCGCACCGCCCTTGGCAAAGCCGGCCACCACATAGATGGGCGCGCCGCCGGCGCGGCCGGAAATGGCAGCTTCGGACGCCGTCGCACCCACGTCCAGCTCGCCCGCGATAATCGCCTGCATCACATCGAGGCCCTTGGCGAAGATATGCTCTTCGACCTTGATGCCACACTTGGGCGCGATTTCCTTGATGTACGACACGGCGCCGTAATGGGCAAACTTCAAATTACCCAGGCGCACGACTTCCTGCGCCTGGGCCGACCCCACGCTGAACGCCAGCATGAGGGCGGCGGCAATACCGGTCGTCAAGGTTGATTTTTTCTGCATCGGGTTCTCCTGTGGTGGTTGGTATGTGCCCGCAAGGGCATAAAACGCGAAACACTGCTTCTTATTATGAGGAGATAGTACCGCGTGTTGGAACCAGGGCAACATTTTTTTGCCGGCAGCCACGCTGCCGGCCTCGTTGGCATACCTACTGTCCGGCCAGCGCCACCACCGGATCGAGTCCCGACGCCTTGCGTGCCGGCATGAAGCCAAACATCAGCCCCGTCACCACGGCGCAGGCAAACGCGCCGGCGATGGCGCTCAGCGAAAAGATCACCGGCACGTCCCATACCAGCAGCAAGCCGGCCACCGTCACGCCGACCACGATACCGGCCACGCCGCCCACCACCGACACCAGCACGGCTTCGGTAAGGAACTGGCGCAGGATATCGCGCCGGCGCGCGCCCGTCGCCATGCGGATGCCGATTTCGCGCGTGCGCTCGCGCACCGTCATCAGCATCACATTCATGACGCCGATGCCGCCCACCACCAGGGAGACGGCCGCGATCAGGCTGAGCATCATGGTCATGTTGTCCTGCGTCCTGGCTTCGGCGGCGATCGACGCGGCCGCGTTGCTGATGCCATAGTCGCGGATGCGGTGGCGCTCGAACATGGTGGCGTCGACTGCCGCCTCCACCTCGGTCACGCGCTTGACGTCGCTTACCGCCATCACCGTGTACGTCGGCTCGCGCTGGCCGAAGACGCGGATGCCGGCCGTGGAAAACGGCAGCAGCAGCACGTCGTCTTCATCCTTCTCGCCCGTCAGCGCGCCCTTCGCGCTCATCACGCCGATCACCTGGAACGGCACGTTGCCGATCAGGATGCTCTGCCCCACGGGATTGGGCACGTCGGGCATCAGCTTTTCGGCCAGGTGCGCGCCCAGCACGGCCACGGTGGCCATCTCGCGCTCGTCTTCCTCGGTAAAGAAGCCGCCCTTGGCCACCGGCCAGGTCTGGATCTGCGGCAGGGCCGGCCCCGTGCCGCGCACATAGGTCTGCACGTCGAGGTTGCCGTGGCGTATCACCTTGTTGCCGGTGACATTCGGCAGCACGTGGGAAATACCCGGCACATCTTTCAGCGCATCGAGGTCGGCCAGGGTAATGCTGCGCCCGGGGATGCGCGAGCTTTCGCCGCGCGACGCCATGTACAGCAGATTCGAGCCGAAGGCGCCCAGCTGCGCCATCACCTGCTGGCGCGTGCCAAGGCCGATGGCCAGCATGACGATCACGGAAGCGACGCCGATGACGATGCCCAGCAGGGTCAAGCCCGTGCGGAAGCGGTTGATCCACAGCACACGCCAGGCGGCGCGCGCCGCGTCGAGCAATTCCGTGCCCAGCGACGCGCCCGTATCGTGGGCGGCGCGCGACATGTCCAGCGGCGGCAGGGCCGTCGACGTGGCGGGGATGGCGACGGCGCCCGAGTCCGCGATGATTTCGCCATCGCTGATCTCGATCACGCGGCGCGCCTGGGCCGCCACCTTGCGGTCATGCGTAATCAGAATGATGGTGTGGCCCGCGTCGGCCAGTTCGCCCAGCAGCGCCATGACTTCGGCGCCGCTGCTGCTGTCGAGCGCTCCCGTCGGTTCATCGGCGAGGATGATGCGCCCGCCATTCATCAGGGCGCGCGCGATCGACACGCGCTGTTGCTGCCCGCCCGACAATTGATTCGGCCGGTGATCGAGCCGCTCACCGAGGCCCAGGCGCTTGAGCAGCGCTTCCGAGCGGGCGTGGCGGGCGGCGGCCGGCATGCCCGCGTACAGGGCCGGCACTTCCACGTTTTCGCGCGCCGACTCGGTGGCGATCAAATGGTAGCCCTGGAAGACGAAGCCGAAAGCTTCGCGTCGCAACCACGCCAGTTCATCAGGATTCAGGCCGGCCACGTCCTGGCCGGCGAAGCGGTAGGTGCCGTCGCTGGGACGGTCTAGGCACCCGAGCAAATGCATCAGAGTCGATTTGCCGGAACCGGACGCCCCCACGATGGCGACGAATTCGCCGGCGCCGATAGTCAAGGTCAGGCCGCGCAGCACTTCCACGGCCGGCGCGCCGTCATGGCCGCCGTAGCGCTTGCGGATACCCTGCAAGGAAATCAAAGGCGTCAAGGGCGACGGCTGGTCCGGCTGCCCGGCTTGCCCCAGCGACGCGGCCTCGCTCATGGCACTCATAACTGGAACCTGCTGGCGCCGCTGCTGGCCGGCTGCTCGCCCGTGACCAGCAATTCGCCTTCGCGCAAGCCTTGCAGCACTTCCGCGCTAAGGCGGTTGCGCACGCCCACGGTGACGGAGCGCGTATTGACCTTGCCGTCCGCATCCATCACACGGGCCGTGAACTGCCCCGGCTTGGCGCCTTCCTCGGTCGATGGTTTCAGCGCCGGCAAGGGCACGGCCAGCACATTCTTCGCCGCGGCCGTGACAAACACCACTTGCGCCGTCATCTGCGGCATCAGTTCGCCATCGGCGTTATCCACGTCGAACAGCACTGTATACAGGATCACCTTGCTGGTCGACGGCGCCAGGGCCGTGCCAGCGGCGGAACCACCGGGCACCGGCGGGGCCGGCAGCACTTGCCGCACCTTGCCGCTCCAGCGCCGCTGGTCGCCGCCCAGGGTGGTGAAGTACACGGGCATATCCGGGCGCACGCGACGCACGTCCGCTTCCGACACTTCCGTCCATACCGTCATGGCCGACAAATCAGCAATGCGCAGGATGTTCGGCGTCTGGTACGTGGCGTTCAGGGTTTGCCCTTCTTTCGCGTCCAGGCCCACGACCTTGCCGGCCATCGGCGCGTA is from Janthinobacterium sp. 61 and encodes:
- a CDS encoding efflux RND transporter periplasmic adaptor subunit, which encodes MAARLPSRRARILGGAVLLALLGAGALWATRGPATVFDTAPVKRGNIEASVTAIGTLQPQTYVDVGAQVSGQITRLHVQPGSAVEKGQLLAEIDPSVQQATVDAGRAALAGLRAQLADQQAQHRLAGQQHVRQKQMAKFDSTPLADLETAEATLASAGAKIDHLKAQIDQTQASLKADEARLGYTRIYAPMAGKVVGLDAKEGQTLNATYQTPNILRIADLSAMTVWTEVSEADVRRVRPDMPVYFTTLGGDQRRWSGKVRQVLPAPPVPGGSAAGTALAPSTSKVILYTVLFDVDNADGELMPQMTAQVVFVTAAAKNVLAVPLPALKPSTEEGAKPGQFTARVMDADGKVNTRSVTVGVRNRLSAEVLQGLREGELLVTGEQPASSGASRFQL
- a CDS encoding MacB family efflux pump subunit gives rise to the protein MSEAASLGQAGQPDQPSPLTPLISLQGIRKRYGGHDGAPAVEVLRGLTLTIGAGEFVAIVGASGSGKSTLMHLLGCLDRPSDGTYRFAGQDVAGLNPDELAWLRREAFGFVFQGYHLIATESARENVEVPALYAGMPAAARHARSEALLKRLGLGERLDHRPNQLSGGQQQRVSIARALMNGGRIILADEPTGALDSSSGAEVMALLGELADAGHTIILITHDRKVAAQARRVIEISDGEIIADSGAVAIPATSTALPPLDMSRAAHDTGASLGTELLDAARAAWRVLWINRFRTGLTLLGIVIGVASVIVMLAIGLGTRQQVMAQLGAFGSNLLYMASRGESSRIPGRSITLADLDALKDVPGISHVLPNVTGNKVIRHGNLDVQTYVRGTGPALPQIQTWPVAKGGFFTEEDEREMATVAVLGAHLAEKLMPDVPNPVGQSILIGNVPFQVIGVMSAKGALTGEKDEDDVLLLPFSTAGIRVFGQREPTYTVMAVSDVKRVTEVEAAVDATMFERHRIRDYGISNAAASIAAEARTQDNMTMMLSLIAAVSLVVGGIGVMNVMLMTVRERTREIGIRMATGARRRDILRQFLTEAVLVSVVGGVAGIVVGVTVAGLLLVWDVPVIFSLSAIAGAFACAVVTGLMFGFMPARKASGLDPVVALAGQ
- a CDS encoding ABC transporter substrate-binding protein, translating into MQKKSTLTTGIAAALMLAFSVGSAQAQEVVRLGNLKFAHYGAVSYIKEIAPKCGIKVEEHIFAKGLDVMQAIIAGELDVGATASEAAISGRAGGAPIYVVAGFAKGGARLVGGMGQKIASVKDLKGKRVGVTRGGIQEVLLLAELSQAGLTYSETKGKDVQLVFLAYADLNQALMGKNIDAMMQSEPQSSQAINKGFGTEVIKPYDTPIGEPVRTMVMTEKFYKERRPVAEKFMRCFVEATKTFIDNKATAEKYVREVVFRGQITKDDFDDAISNSPYSYDISPEHIQVTTDVMVKTGVGRMTKPPVAKDWVKTDLLEQAKKSLNVK
- a CDS encoding inner membrane protein YpjD is translated as MQIYFFFIAALLYAACAVLPSSRARLIAGLTGVAWLAHAATLWFDLMAPGTLRFGFSAMLSAALWVSVGAYWIENRNFSLDGLRRMVMPSAVIAIGLAWAFPGSQVSMEGKSAVFGWHIAVAVLAYSTLTIAAFHAVLMALQESRLHTRSESRGFIGSALDQLPALLTMEKLLFRMIGLGFILLSLTVLSGIVFSEQLFGKALNWDHKSVFTMLSWLLFAALLAGRRFRGWRGKTALSFTLAGFATLLLAYVGSRFVLEVVLHRGFA
- a CDS encoding PP0621 family protein translates to MTRVLFWLALVFLVLFAIRSKIRGMQQRARAQQQQQQPNPFAPPGRPQELPDAELMLCCAHCGVYYPASENVQAKGHDYCSHAHATL